The genomic stretch CATGATGTTGATGAAGCTTTACTTCTGAGCGATCGCATTGTGATGATGACTAATGGTCCCGAAGCGAAAATTGGTCAAGTCCTCACCGTTGATCTGCCCCATCCCCGCAAAAAACTAGAAGCTGTCAATCATCCCAACTATTACCGTCTCAGAGGCGAAGTTGTTAGCTTCCTCGATCGCCAGAAACAAATCAAAATTGAACGGGCTAAGAACAAGAGCAATGCGGCGATCAGTCTTGGCAATATCGAGAAAACAAATCTCACCATTGGCTACATTCCCCTCACCGACTGCGCTCCCTTTGCGATCGCCCAAGAGAAAGGACTATTTGCCAAATATGGTTTAGATGTCACTCTTTCTAAAGAAAATAGCTGGAATGATCTTGCGGAAGGAATTCGTGAAGGTCGCCTCGACGCAGCCCAAATGGTAACGGGAATGCCTCTCGCAATTACTCTGGGTATGGGTAATCAAATCCCTGTGCCAGTCGTGACATCCTTAACCATGAGTCGGAATGGTAATGCCATTACTCTCAGCAAGAGACTCCAAAACGAAGGGGTACATGATCTTGCTTCTTTAAAAGCTTACATTGATAAATTTCAAGATGAGGCCTATAACCCTGCAATGGGCATGGTACATCACGCATCCATGCACAATCTATTGCTAAGGCATTGGTTAGCTAGTGGAGGCATGGAACCAGATACAGATGTGGATGTAATCGTGATTCCACCACCGCAGATGGTTTCTAACCTGATGGCAAACAATATCATTGGTTACTGCGTCGGCGAACCTTGGAACGTGCGGGCAGTGAATGATAACGTTGGCTTTGTCGTGGCAACTGACCTCGATATATGGCGTGGACATCCCGAAAAAGTACTAGGACTTCGCAAGGATTGGGCGGAGCAATATCCTAATACCCATCTTGCTGTAGTCAAGGCTTTACTAGAAGCATCTCAGTTCTGTGAACCCTTAGAAAATCGTGATGAAGTAGTACTGACGTTATCACAACCACAGTATCTCAATCTTGATCCGACCTATATCCGCCCTGGATTTGCAGGGCCTTATCGGGTCAGTACGATGGCAGCAAAGTATGATCAGGACTTCTGCCAGTTTGGTATGGGCAATATGCCTTCTCGCAAAGAGCATCTCTGGGTATTAACACAAATGGCGCGTTGGGGCTTAGTCAGTTTCCCTGAGAACTATGCGGAAGTAATCTATAACTTGCTAGCAACCAATGTCTATCAACAGGCTGCCAAGGAATTAGAAATAGAGATCGCTGATGAGGATCGCTCACCAATTGCTTTAGCCGATGGCTCTGTATTTGATCCCAATGATCCGATCACAGCATTGCAATCCATGCCATATTCACGATTTACTGAAGCTAGCTACTTTGATCCCGTTAAAGGTTTCGCCACCAAAAAAGTAGCTGTTCGTCAATAGCTCAACATCATCTATGTCTGCAACTACTCCTTCTAATGCCAATGCCACACCACAAATCGCCAAAACCCTCTGTCCCTATTGTGGTGTCGGCTGCGGTTTAGAAGTCGTGGAGACGGGCAAAGAACCAACGCTAAAATTTCCCGATCGCTTTAAAGTTCGAGGCGATCGCAGTCATCCTTCTAGTCAAGGTATGGTCTGCGTCAAGGGTGCAACGATCGCCGAGTCTATCCAAAAGGATCGACTGCTGCACCCAATGATGCGAGATCGCCTTGATCAAGAATTTCGCCAAGTCAGTTGGGATGAAGCTCTTGAAGCGATTACTAATCAGATTCAGCAAGTGCTGGCAACCAAAGGCGCAGATGCTCTCTGTATGTATGGTTCAGGACAATTCCAGACTGAAGACTATTACATTGCCCAGAAATTATTTAAAGGCTGTTTAGGAACTAATAATTTTGATGCCAACTCCAGACTCTGTATGTCTTCCGCAGTTTCGGGCTATGTCAAAAGTTTTGGTTCCGATGGACCTCCTTGCTGCTACGAAGATTTGGATTTAACGGATTGTTTATTTGCGATCGGCACAAATACCGCCGAATGCCATCCAATTATCTTCAATCGCTTTCGTCGCCATCATAAAAAAAATCCCCATGTCAAGCTAATTGTCGTTGATCCTCGTCGTACTCAAACCGCCGAAGTCGCCGACCTACATCTAGCGATTCAACCAGGAACAGATATCGATTTATTAAATGGCATCGCTCATTTGCTATTACTTTGGGATAAATGCGATCGCCAATTTATCGAAAATCACACCACAGGTTTTGCGGAATTCGCAGAAATCACTCAACTCTATACTCCCGAATTTGTCTCGCGTCGCTGTGGGATTAGCATCGAAGATTTAGAACTTGCCGCTAAATATTGGGCAGAATCGCAACGAGTTCTCTCCATTTGGTCAATGGGTGTCAATCAATCTACTCAAGGTACTGCTAAAGTCCAATGTATTATCAATCTGCATTTATTAACTGCTCAGATTGGGAAAGAAGGTGCAGGTCCCTTTTCACTAACGGGTCAACCCAATGCGATGGGGGGAAGAGAGGCAGGTGGTTTAGCCCATTTACTCCCCGGTTATCGCTCCGTTGTTAACCCTGACCATCGTGCCGAACTCGAATCATTTTGGAACTTGCCATCTGGACATATTTCGCCTCAAGTTGGACGCACAGCATGGGATATGATTCGTGGTTTAGAAGCTAATGAAGTAGATTTCCTCTGGATTGCGGCGACAAATCCTGCTGTCAGCTTTCCTGATCTCGTGCGAACCAAAGCGGCTTTAAGGCGATCGCCTTTCACCGTCTACCAAGATGCCTATTACCCCACAGAAACCTCCGCCTTTGCCCATATTCTCCTCCCTGCCACACAATGGAGCGAAAAGACTGGCACGATGACTAATTCCGAACGCTGTATCACCCTCTGTCAAGCTTTTCAGCCCCCCCTCGGTGAGTCCCGTGCAGATTGGGAAATATTTGCGGAAGTCGGACGGAGATTAGGTTTTGCAGATAAATTTCCATTCCAAAATTCTGCCGAGGTCTATGCAGAATTCACACAGATTACTCGCGATCGCCCCTGCGATATCACAGGGCTTAGTCATGCCAAGCTCTCTGAACTTGGCGTAATCCAATGGCCGAATCCTGACCATGCAACTGAACTGGATCGCAAGCATAACAAGCGTCTCTATACCGATCATCAATTTCATACTAGCGATCGCAGAGCTAGATTTGGTAGCTATCATTCTCAAGGTGTCTTTGAAGTTCCCGATGAGCAATATCCATTCATTCTCACCACTGGGAGACTATACGGGCATTGGCATACGCAAACCCGCACAGGACGCATCGATAAGATTCGGCAAATGTATCCCAATCCCTTTATCGAAATTCATCCAAAAGATGCTGCAAAATTCGGTATTAATAATGGCGATCTCGTAGAAGTTAAATCGCGTCGTGGTTCTTCTAAATTTCCTGCACTGGTGACAGAAGCGATCGCACGAGGTGTATTATTCGTCCCGATGCACTGGGGAACGCTCTGGGCAGATAATGCTGAAGCCAATGCCCTCACCCATCCCGAAGCCTGTCCCGACTCTAAGCAGCCAGAATTAAAGGCTTGTGCGGTAGCGATCGCTTTAGCTAGTGTGGATTAATCCTAGTTGATCATAATGCAGATTTTATTGGTTAAATCTAGCTTGGCTAAAAAATTGTGTTAACCTTATGGGTGAATAATATTAACTAAGTCCTGTTATAATGGACATTGTATTCAAAAATAAAAAAATCGATAAGTTGTGCAATAACCAAAAACTTTTAGTCAAAGAATTTGGTGCAGATAGAGCTAAACGCATTCGCCGCCGACTTGATGATCTTCGAGCCGTTGCGGTGCTAGAAGATATGCGAAGCTTTCCAGGGCGTTGTCATGAGTTACTTTATGACCGTTCGGGGCAATTGTCGCTCGATCTCGATCATCCTTATCGACTTATCTTTGAGCCATTTCACGATCCATTACCTCAAAAGCCTGATGGTGGAATTGACTGGACGAAGATTACCTCGGTAACAATTATTGGAATAGAGGACACCCATGATTAGCACAGTTAAAAATCCCAAAAATCAATATTTACCAGATTATGTTTCTCCTCCTGGTGAAACTTTAATGGAACTATTAGAAGATCGTGGTATGACTCAGACCGACCTAGCTGATCGTACTGGTAGACCAAAGAAGACAATCAATGAAATTATTAATGGTAAGGCGGCGATTACCCATGATACAGCTTTGCAGCTAGAGAGGGTCTTAGGTATACCTGCTAGTTTTTGGAACAGTCGAGAGCAGCACTATCGTGAGTTCTTGGCACGTCAGCAAGAGCAGGAACATTTACAACAACAGATTGCTTGGCTTGATCGCGTTCCTGTCAATGAAATGGTAAAACTCAGTTGGATCGAAAAACGAAAAGAGAAGGTTGAGCAGTTACAGATTGTCTTGAATTTTTTTGGTGTGGTTTCCCCTGAGCAGTGGGATACCTATTGGAGTTCGCGATCGCTTGCTTTTCGTAAGTCTGTCAAGTTCGAGGATAATCGAGTTGCCACAAATGCTTGGTTGAGAAAGGGTGAACTTGATGCTCAAAAGATTGAATGCGCTCCTTATCATACGGAAAAGTTTAAGCAGGCATTACAGGAAATCCGTAGCTTGACGGTGCAGCACCCCAAAGAAGTAATTGCTCAGGTGAAGCAGTTATGCGCCTCGGCTGGTGTGGCAATCGCTTTAGTCCCATCACTGAAAGGTGTGAGGGCTAGTGGTGTGACTCGTTGGCTAACACCCAGTAAGGCGATGATTCAACTCAGTTTGCGCTACAAACGGGATGATCGCTTTTGGTTTACGTTCTTTCATGAGGCGGGTCATGTGCTTCAGGAGAAGAAGCGCGATGTTTTTATTGAAACGGATGAGAAGCAGGATTATGACCCGAACGATCCAATGGAGCAGGATGCTGATAAGTTTGCCGCAAATTTTCTAATCCCAAAGCAGGATTTACAAAGGTTTCTGAATGAGAATACATTTGACGATCAGGCGATCGCTAAGTTTGCCTCAGAGATTGGTATTGCTGCTGGGATTGTTGTTGGTCGGTTGCACCATGAAGATTGCTTGTCCTATAAGCGAGGCAATAATTTGCGGCGAAAGATTGACTGGGATGATTTTCAGTAAAGGAGGCATGAAAACATGGGTATTCCAGAAGCACAACTAGAAATATGGGCAAAATATCAACAACCTCAAGCCGCAGTAAATACGCATGAGTCTATTAGACTTGCACTAAACAGCAAAAACTCACCACTCAAACTTAGAGAACTCTCGCAAGGTAATCACTTTGAGATTTACTTGCAAGGATCTTACAAAAATAGTACAAACATTCGTGCTGATAGTGACGTTGATGTTGTTGTGCAACTAAATACAACTTTCTGTAGTAATAAATCAGAATTACCCCCACTAGATCGGATAATTTACAGCAGTACATTTAGTGATGCCACATACTCATGGAACGATTTTCGGAATGATATACTAAACGCCTTGCAATCTTATTACAGTATTTCTAATGTGGTTTCAGGCAATAAGTCGATTAAGCTTGTTAAAGGCAGTAATCGTCTTGCTGCTGACATAGTTCCATGTATTCAGTATCGAAACTATAGGCAATTTAAAAGTAGTAGTGAGGCTTTCATCGAAGGGATGACGCTGTATACACAAAACGAGTGGCGAAAGGTTATTAATTATCCCAAACATCACTATCAAAATGGAATAAACAAACATACCGCAACCAACAAATGTTTCAAACCAATGGTTCGGATCTTCAAAAATGCCAGAAATATTCTTAAAAATGCAAGAATTATTTCCGATAACTGCGCCCCTTCTTATTTTATTGAATGTCTACTCTATAATGTTCCTGATAAGTGTTTTAGGGCAAGTTATCAGGAAAACTATCTTGCAATTCTTACTTATCTATTTGAGTACTCGATCAATTCATTTGTATGTCAAAACAGACAGATTTATCTATTTGGTAATACACCTGAGCAGTGGTCAACACAAAATGCTTTTCTTTTAATGAAAGGCTATCTGGAATTATGGAAGGCATGGTAATATGCACGCATATGCGACGGATGCAAAGGATAGAGAATCAATTCCCTTATGGTTAGCAGCATTTGCTGTTGCTGCTGCATTGGCTCTTAGTTCTGTTCTAAAACTCCTAAAATGGGAAGTTCCTTGGTGGGTGGATGCCCCATCTGTGATGGGATTTTATGGTTTTTTCTATTATTTTTTCGATAACTGAGATCTTGCAGCATTCGTGAAAGAGTCAAGTGGGAATGGGTTTGAGAATAATTTCAAAGCCATGACGAGCAGCAATATCGGCACTAATTTGAAGATACCTGAGAAGTTTCAACCAAAGGACAGAAGGGAATAAAACAGAAAGGGTTAAATCACAGGTAGCTTTCCAGTCCAAGATGGGAGGAAACGACCATTGATCAATCCAATGAGCCAAAAGATAAGAAAGCAGAGAGAGGATAAGCCAACGATAAACGCCAAGTTTTGTAGATTGCCCAAAACAATGCAAACCAAAGCGATGTTTGATGGTTTTGAAGAATCCCTCAATCGCCCAACGCTTACGACCTAACATCACCAGATAAGCGCCAGAATAAGGATGAGAAGAGACCACAAAGCGTAACTCCCGTTTACTATCGGCTCTTTTGAGCCAGAACCAAGAGATCGTCAAAGGCGTACTTAGCCCTTCCAGTAAAATTAGTTGTCCACGTTTGCCATGGGGATAAAGTTGTTTGACGGTACGTCCATCTTGAAGTTTACGATTGTTGCGGACACCGACAACGATGCGCCAAGACTTGGCGCGGACAGCATTGAAAAACTTCACCGTACTAAACTCAGTATCAGCAAGGACAATCACAGTCTTGCCTTGGGTTAGTTGCTTGGGTACTGTCCCCAATAACTTACAAGCTAAGTCAGAGGGACTGGAGTATCCTTTGCCGCGCCATACTCTAAAACTCCATGGTACGCGCCACTCTCCATAGACCAGATACAGTACAACCAGATGTAGTCCTCGCTTTCCGTTGAGGATTCTCACCCATGGGTCTGGTTCGTTTGGGGTGGGATTGCTCAAATGTAAAAACTTGCCGCTTTTTTCTAAGGTGGTCAGGTCTATCAGTATCTTTAATGGCACTCTCTTCGATGGGCGATGCTTGGCGATTTGCCCCAAAATTGACAGCCTTGTTGCTCGAATTAGTCCTCTTGTTGACCAGTTATAGTGATTGAGAAATCGGCTTAATGCACTCGCTGATTTTACCTGTGTATGTTCTGGATAGGGATGCCCTTGCGCTTCCAGAAATAGCCCTAATATTGCATTCAGACTTGCTTTTTGATACACACTTGGCATCAGACAAATTAGGCTATACACTAAACCTTGGGCGTGCTTAACGATGCTTTCCATAATCGTTATTTAATTTACTACTACGCCCTTTTTTTCACATCTTTACTCTCTTTGCAACCCCTTTCCAGAATGGTGCAAGTTCTCAGATAACTTTATCTGGTCATATCAATTAGGAAAATTTTCCTTTTCGAGTATTCCAAACTTAAAGGGAACTTGGGTAGGTGTAATTCATTCTTCTTATAATGATACTGATTATGATGGAATTGTCTTATATGTTCATCAAACATGGTCAAGTGTCAGTGTGCAGTTACAGACAATGACTTCTAGCTCACGTTCAACAATGGCATCCATCAATACTCTAGATTCCTCCGAATCAACTTTAAAGTATGAGTACATGAACGAACCAACTGCAAGAAGCTTGCAAACTATGTCAATTCATCGAGGAACTGCCAATATGAGACTTTCCCCTGATGGACTTTCTTTGGAAGGAGACTATTTCACAGGAAGAGGGCGACAAACTTTTGGAGATATGAGATTTAAATTGATGTCTCGTGATCGAATCACTAGAGATAAAGCTTTAGAAAAATATAGCAAATCGGTTACACCATAACTAAAGGACATAGCATAGATTTAATCTTTCAGTTAACTATGAGTATAATTTGGCTTGCTAAGCGATCGCACTGTATTAGCAATAAAAGGCTATCGCTAGATTTAAAGGCTTGTGTGGTAGCTTTACAATCCATCCATCTGATAAGGAATTTAGGGATACAGGCTTAAAAGTTGTATCAAAATCAGGTTTTTATGCTGTCGTGATAACGAAACCTATTTGCTAACTATTTGTAAATACTCAGGTGGAACGTGATCGACTAACCACACTTGATTAGCGGAACAATAGAAAATAGATCCTGCCTTGTACATCGCCGCCGCATCAACCTCAAATACCACAGGCTTACCATGTCTCTGCCCCACCATTTTCGCAGTTAGCAAATCCATCGATAAATGGACATGATGACGCGACATTTTCTGTAAACCGAAACGTCTAATTGCTTCTACATTCTTTTCCGCAGTTCCGTGATACAGCACATCAGGGGGCAGCATTGGCTCCAGTTGCAAATCCACTTCCACACTATGCCCTTGGTTAGCCCGAATCAAAGTTCCCGTTGGATCAAAGGAAAAACGTTGCTTAGCATTAGTCACGACAACTTCCTCTAATTCCTCATGACTGATGACGAAGTTGTGCTTAGCACTAGCCGCTAGCAAATCATCGACCTTCACCCAACCACCAACATCGAGACTCAAACCAATTTTTGCTGGCTCATGGCGCAGATATTTACTGAGAAACTTGCTAATTGAGGTATTCCGTGACTTGTCCATGATTTCTCGTCAAATAACAACGATTCCAAATAAAGATGCCAAAGGGCAGATGCCACAATATTAAACAATAAGTATCCAGAGTTTTTATGTTAAATGCCACCCTATCCGACAAGCTCGATCGCTTACGTCACATTTTTAATGAAGCCACCGAAGTCCTTGTTGCTTACTCTGGCGGCATCGACAGTACCCTTGTTGCCAAAGTTGCCTTTGATGTTTTAGGCGATCGAGCCTTAGCGATTACCGCTAACTCACCGTCATTATTACCTGCTGACCTCGCCGCCGCCACCGTCCAAGCCGAATTTATTGGCATCAGCCATCAAATCGTCCAAACCGATGAGATGAATAATCCTAATTACACCTCTAATCCAATTAATCGTTGTTATTTTTGCAAAAGCGAACTCCATGACACACTCAAACCCCTCGCCAAAACGATGGGCTATGGCTATGTCGTCGATGGCTTAAATGCTGATGATTTGCAGGATTATCGTCCGGGGATTCAGGCAGCAAAGGAACGCGGCGTGCGATCGCCTCTTGCCGAAGTAGGCATTAGCAAAATAGAAGTACGCATGTTATCGCAATATTTAGGAATGCCTTGGTGGGACAAGCCTTCACAGCCATGCCTAAGTTCGCGATTCCCCTATGGTGAAGAGATTACAATTGAGAAATTACGGCGTGTGGGCAATGCCGAACAGTATTTGCGCGATCAGGGCTGGAAAGGCGACATTAGAGTGCGCTCAATGGGAGATACCGCCAAAATCGAAGTCCCTAGCGATCGCCTCAGTGAACTTATCAACACTATAGATATGTCCAAGCTCACCAAAGCCTTTCGAGCATATGGCTTTACCTCGATTACCTTGGATTTAGAGGGTTTCCGCAGTGGCAAACTCAATGATGCGATCGCTGAAATGACAAAGAAGTAGCAACATCTAAATACTAATCCCCTAAAGTGTGATGGGTAGTCCTAAATAGGTAAGGGATGGGCGGCGCTTCGCGCCACCCATCCCTTACCTATTTAGGTGGTGAAAGTTCAGGGAATTAAAACCCAGTCCCAGCAAGCCTTTAAGTTCAAGAAGCTGTATAGATATTTCTGGAATTGTGATAACAACTAGAGACATCACAGAGCCAAACTTCTGGATATTGGATCTATTTTCAGTGAATCAGATCACAATATTTTTGTTAAGTTAGGCGATTTTTTTAAGATCTATGATTAGAAATCCTTATACTTTAACTGTAAATGTTTTGCTTAGCTTTTTAGTTGTTGCCCCACAGTTCTAGATTTTTCTCGTCAAAAAATCTAGATTTAGCTGATTGCGAACATATTCAGCAAATTAATTCTAAATGGCTTCTATAAATTCAATTTTTGTATCTATCCTAAGGTTGATCTATTACTATTTCTGACATTTTATTTCCAAGATCATGTCTTCATCGGGCTTGTATAGACTCAAAAGTTAGTTGATCCCCTTAACAAACCTAATATTTTCTTGTATATTGCCCTCCTATGCATATAAAAAATTTTTGAGCGCAAAAACACCTATACCCAAAGGCATACTTTTATGGGGATCTTTTTGTGATTATTGGCACAAAGTTCCATTTTTATAAAGAATTCTAATGAGAAAGAAGCAAAATTTTGATTTTTATTGAGAAAGAAGAGCTTAAAAGCTTGACTGACAAGGGTTTGAGCCGCAAACTATTGTCATTTTAAATAACCATGTTAATCTGAACGACAAGAACAAAAACGTTAGTACTTTGTTCCCAAATTGCAAAAACATTTTTCTGAATTAAGCTTGTCAGTAAGTCGCATACAAGCTTATTCAAGAAAGTATCCACTTGTAATTTCAGTCGTTTATCTTCATATTCTGCTTTACCTATGCTTAATTGGAACTGGAGCTATACTCTCTCTACCTCAGTCGTAGCTCTTGCTATCATCTCAAGTCTCGCTAGCCATGGCGCACAGGCACAAACAGGAACTCAATCAGAAGTCAAAGCTACTGATACATCTACCTCCTTGCCACAATCTAATACTCTCAAAATCGGGGAAACCAGATCGCAATCGTTAACCAGAACTCAAAATGAGGCGATCGCCAAAATATATACGCACAAATTGAATGGCAAAAATGCCGCAACCGTATATGTTCGAGGCATTCCTGTAGTTACTTATATTGAATCTGAGAATCCATCTAATTCAGAGTCATCAAAACCATCCATAGATCAGACTGACGAATCAAACTTATCTAAGAACAAAAGCGAAGTTAAGGGCGAAACCAAAAAGAATGCTGAGTTAATTAAGTTGCCATCTAATGAGTTTCAGAACTCTAAGACTGAGTCTAGTAATTCTACTAAATCAGTAAAGTCAACAAACGATAACCCTGAGTATCTCCTCACCTCTCCTAACCCCATCGAGCGTGCCACTGCCGCCGCTGCTATGATTAACCAACTTAATCGCGATGGGTTAGATGCAAGTCAGATTATTCCCGCTTGGAAAAATGGTGATTATGTAATCAAGTTTGGCGATCGCGCTACTTTGAAATTTGATCAACAAGCCCTTTTCCCTGATTCTCAACAAAACAAGTCTGAAGATGTTTTGGAATCAGCCAATTTACTGCGACGCTTGCTTGGTGGCGCAACCCCTGTTTCCGAAGTTGTCAATGCTCCTAAATCTGGAGTTGCGACAAGATCTGTTTTCAGCCAGACCATAAACAATCGTATCGTGGGAGTCATGTCTGGCATGGCTTCTTGGTATGGACCTGGATTTGATGGCAACTACAGTGCTAGTGGCGAATTGTTTAATGCTAGTGATCTAACTGCTGCCCATCCTAGTTTGCCTTTTGGCACTTTGGTGCGGGTTGTGAATATGGATAATGGTCAGTCGGTTGTGGTACGCATCAATGATCGTGGGCCCTATGCCCATGGTCGCGTAATTGATGTTTCTACTGCTGCCGCCAATATGATTGGCTTAATTTCTTCTGGCGTTGCACCAGTGAGACTCGAAGTTCTCTCTAGATAAAAATCTTAAATTGTGAAACCCTAAGCTAATCAACTGCATTGCTTAATTTTCACGGTTTACTAAAAGCATTCCAATCCATACAGCCTATTTAGGGTTTGTGTAATACAGATAAATTTTGAAAAAGCTTGCGAAGCAAGCTTTTTCAAAATTTATCTGAGTTTCGAGAAAGCGCAAAGCGCTGTAAATTAAAAATCACATGTAAAAAGCTATAGTCACTTCCTACAGGAGGCGGCTATGCTTTTTATGGTGGTTTCATTGAGGTGAGTACTTGACACAGATATTTAGTACGATCGCTTCTCTGCGCGATTATTTACATGCTCAGAAATCAAAACAATTGCTGGGGCAAGTTACCATAGGACTTGTACCAACAATGGGTGCTTTACATATTGGGCATTTGAGCCTGATTGATCGCGCTCGCACAGAAAATGCTTGTGTGGTTGTCAGCATTTTTGTAAATCCTCTCCAATTTGGCGTAGGTGAGGATTTTGAGAGATATCCAAGAACCTTAGACCAAGACTTACAAATCTGCGAAACCGCAGGAGTTGATGCAATTTTTGCGCCCAATGCTGTTGAAATGGGCGTAAACAATACCCAAGTGACTCAGGTAATCCCACCATTAGGAATGACCGATATTCTCTGTGGGCGATCGCGCATTGGACATTTTCAAGGTGTAGCCACCATCGTGACTAAGCTCTTAAATGTTGTTCAACCCGATCGAGCTTACTTTGGCAACAAAGATGGTCAGCAACTTGCCATTATTCGGCAACTGGTCAATGATTTAAATATACCTGTGGAAGTGATTGGCTGCCCAACGGTGCGTGAACCTAGTGGATTAGCCTATAGCTCTCGCAATCAATATTTATCAGCAAACGATCGCATTTTGGCGGCACATATTTATCAAAGTTTGCAACAAGCCAAACAGCAGTTTTTCCTATGCCATGAAATTTGTTCCGCATCACAAATCCTTGAAGTTGCCCATAATTATTTAGCCAAGCTACCTGAGATCAACCTAGAGTATATTGAATTAGTCGATGCTAAGACCTTGCAACCATGCAGTCAAATTACGTCTGAAGCAGAGTTAATGCTAGCGATCGCCGCTCGAATTGGAAATACACGCTTAATCGATAACATTTTGCTGAGCCACACAATCACCCCTCGAAAGCCGATCATTGCGATCGATGGTCCCGCAGGTGCGGGCAAATCTACGGTTACCAAACAAGTTGCCAACAAACTAGGTTTATTATTTTTAGACACGGGCGCAATGTATCGCAGTGTCACCCTAGCAGTATTACGTGAAGGCATTGACTTACGTGATCACGACAAAATTCAAGACATCGCCGCCAAATCAAAGATTCAACTATTTGCCAATCCGATCGCAGGGCAACCAATGCAGGTACTCCTCAATGGCGAAGATATCACTACCGAGATTCGCACCCCCGAAGTCACCGCTAATGTGTCTACCATCGCAGCTCAAGCCCCTGTGCGTGAAATTTTAGTCAAGCAACAGCAGCTCATTGGACAGTCTGGTGGGGTGGTAATGGAAGGTCGGGATATCGGAACCCATGTATTTCCCGATGCGGAAGTCAAGATATTTTTGACAGCCTCAGCCAAGGAACGTGCT from Pseudanabaena sp. Chao 1811 encodes the following:
- a CDS encoding Cap15 family CBASS effector; translation: MHAYATDAKDRESIPLWLAAFAVAAALALSSVLKLLKWEVPWWVDAPSVMGFYGFFYYFFDN
- a CDS encoding transposase, whose amino-acid sequence is MESIVKHAQGLVYSLICLMPSVYQKASLNAILGLFLEAQGHPYPEHTQVKSASALSRFLNHYNWSTRGLIRATRLSILGQIAKHRPSKRVPLKILIDLTTLEKSGKFLHLSNPTPNEPDPWVRILNGKRGLHLVVLYLVYGEWRVPWSFRVWRGKGYSSPSDLACKLLGTVPKQLTQGKTVIVLADTEFSTVKFFNAVRAKSWRIVVGVRNNRKLQDGRTVKQLYPHGKRGQLILLEGLSTPLTISWFWLKRADSKRELRFVVSSHPYSGAYLVMLGRKRWAIEGFFKTIKHRFGLHCFGQSTKLGVYRWLILSLLSYLLAHWIDQWSFPPILDWKATCDLTLSVLFPSVLWLKLLRYLQISADIAARHGFEIILKPIPT
- a CDS encoding RNA 2'-phosphotransferase, with the protein product MDKSRNTSISKFLSKYLRHEPAKIGLSLDVGGWVKVDDLLAASAKHNFVISHEELEEVVVTNAKQRFSFDPTGTLIRANQGHSVEVDLQLEPMLPPDVLYHGTAEKNVEAIRRFGLQKMSRHHVHLSMDLLTAKMVGQRHGKPVVFEVDAAAMYKAGSIFYCSANQVWLVDHVPPEYLQIVSK
- the larE gene encoding ATP-dependent sacrificial sulfur transferase LarE, with protein sequence MLNATLSDKLDRLRHIFNEATEVLVAYSGGIDSTLVAKVAFDVLGDRALAITANSPSLLPADLAAATVQAEFIGISHQIVQTDEMNNPNYTSNPINRCYFCKSELHDTLKPLAKTMGYGYVVDGLNADDLQDYRPGIQAAKERGVRSPLAEVGISKIEVRMLSQYLGMPWWDKPSQPCLSSRFPYGEEITIEKLRRVGNAEQYLRDQGWKGDIRVRSMGDTAKIEVPSDRLSELINTIDMSKLTKAFRAYGFTSITLDLEGFRSGKLNDAIAEMTKK
- a CDS encoding septal ring lytic transglycosylase RlpA family protein — encoded protein: MLNWNWSYTLSTSVVALAIISSLASHGAQAQTGTQSEVKATDTSTSLPQSNTLKIGETRSQSLTRTQNEAIAKIYTHKLNGKNAATVYVRGIPVVTYIESENPSNSESSKPSIDQTDESNLSKNKSEVKGETKKNAELIKLPSNEFQNSKTESSNSTKSVKSTNDNPEYLLTSPNPIERATAAAAMINQLNRDGLDASQIIPAWKNGDYVIKFGDRATLKFDQQALFPDSQQNKSEDVLESANLLRRLLGGATPVSEVVNAPKSGVATRSVFSQTINNRIVGVMSGMASWYGPGFDGNYSASGELFNASDLTAAHPSLPFGTLVRVVNMDNGQSVVVRINDRGPYAHGRVIDVSTAAANMIGLISSGVAPVRLEVLSR
- a CDS encoding bifunctional pantoate--beta-alanine ligase/(d)CMP kinase, translated to MTQIFSTIASLRDYLHAQKSKQLLGQVTIGLVPTMGALHIGHLSLIDRARTENACVVVSIFVNPLQFGVGEDFERYPRTLDQDLQICETAGVDAIFAPNAVEMGVNNTQVTQVIPPLGMTDILCGRSRIGHFQGVATIVTKLLNVVQPDRAYFGNKDGQQLAIIRQLVNDLNIPVEVIGCPTVREPSGLAYSSRNQYLSANDRILAAHIYQSLQQAKQQFFLCHEICSASQILEVAHNYLAKLPEINLEYIELVDAKTLQPCSQITSEAELMLAIAARIGNTRLIDNILLSHTITPRKPIIAIDGPAGAGKSTVTKQVANKLGLLFLDTGAMYRSVTLAVLREGIDLRDHDKIQDIAAKSKIQLFANPIAGQPMQVLLNGEDITTEIRTPEVTANVSTIAAQAPVREILVKQQQLIGQSGGVVMEGRDIGTHVFPDAEVKIFLTASAKERAKRRHADLIAQGQVAPDLATLEQEIAERDRKDSTRDSSPLVQAEDATLVDTDGLTIEEVVAAIVNLYEAKVQNL